From the Anopheles stephensi strain Indian chromosome X, UCI_ANSTEP_V1.0, whole genome shotgun sequence genome, the window ACCACACAACACATACACTCGACACAGGTATCGAAGGGCTCGAGCACGTCGGTACGATCGATCCGATGAAGATCAGCAAAATAAGGATACTGCAAGGTGATGGACCGGTCAGTGTCAACGCGTCCCTCTCCAAGGTGGTGGTCACCGGTTTTGCCAGCACCAAAGTCGTCCGAAACGTGTAAGATCTGGCGAAAAAAGGGAGGGGGTTGTGCGTACCTCCGCACGGTCTATCGCTGCGACCACTAACACAATCTTCCTCTACTTGGCCAACAGTGTCAGCAGCAAGGATTTCGGCTGGGAAACACACATCCGGCTGCCGAAGATGCGCCTTGAGGGTAACTATCACATGCAGGGCCGCATACTGGTAATACCGCTGAACGGGCACGGCAAGTGTTGGTTCGAACCGAGTAAGTAGTGGAGGCCTGGTAAATCACCGATCAAGCATTAAAAAATTCTTTCCACCCCCCCTTCCTCCTCCAAAATTCAGGTGGCATGGACATCATCATGCGTACGACCACCGTCCTGTACCAGAAGGATGGTCACGTCTTCTACAACGTTACCGCCACCAAGGTCGATTACACGATCTCCGGACTCCGGCTGCACATGGGCAACCTGTTCGAGGGTGTGAAGGTGCTGGAGGACAGCACCAACCAGTACCTGAACGATAACTGGCGCCCGGTTTCGGAAGCGCTCAAACCGATCATTGCCAAAACGATCGAGGACATACTGCTCGCGATCATGCAGAACATCTTCCATCAAATTCCGGCCGACTACTTTGTGGCGGATCTGCCCCGTGCTTGAGGTGAGCTCTACCAGGGCGCAATTGGTGCACGTTGTTGGGATGTTGGGTGTCGcctccacacacaaaaaacaggcGAACTGTAAATAAGATGCTTTTAGGACGGGATTGTAGGTTATGCGACCTGCTGtaagtttttttcctcccccccttGGTAGTTGCCCTTATGGTGGCTGACGAGGTTCTTAGCTGTACGAGATCTCAACAGTGAATGACAGAAAAATTCCCATTCCCGAAGGCTATGCTAGCACGAGCAGATGCTCAATATACCTAGAGCCTTTGCtagctgatgatgctgatagATGAACGCTTTTCCTCGTTCTATCTTGTAGAtactaaaaaataaaaaattaataaaaactaGTGAAAGTTGTTTTGCCTTAAGGTTTAAGTGCTCTTGTAACATGCTTAGTCGTCAACACCGGAAATCACACTTGGTATGGTTTTATGAGAGAATGTCCCTTAGAAGAATAGTATTGCTATCTCAATCATTTCAATTGACAACACACAATATTTACGGCATAAGAGTTTCATTACAGAAATTACATACAAAGTACCTGCTGCTAGTCGTCCTTTCTAGCTTTGTGTATGCGAATGAAATGTTTcgcgtgaaatatttcacgcaACCACGCGTATGTCGACTGCAGCAATTTGAATATTCGCTAGTCGACATACAAATGTGAGCAGTGCGTAATTTTAAAGATACAAATGCGTTTTatgcattatttaatttttttttataaaatcaaacactgtatcgttgttttgtctttgaaactaaaattatttaataatcTTTTTCATAAATAATACATAAAATATCAAAATTTCCATTGTACTTTGAGAATAATCCATGATATCTCTACTCGTTTGTACCTACCTACACTACTATTACACGGAAACCTATTCCCATGGCTCCATGTTTTAGCTTGCTCATTATGGCTATTTTCACAGATATTTCCCAACTTACTAAAGAGCTAGATACTGATGTATTTTTAGCAAAAACCCAAGGTCTAATTTTGTGTCTCCTAAAAAAAATTCTCCCACTCtaaccctctctctctcttcttggcctaacgactttTCTTGGTtcaccatttctggcttcctaaTATACATGATACCtcttagttggatagtcagttcactcactacgagggaacggtccggatgagatttgaacccagaaATTTCCCCACAAAAATGTGGTGTTGAAGAGTTGCATATAATTTTGGTATGATTTTTTATAAagtttttgaacatttttttaaaagattttcaGCTTATATAGTATTTCTCAAACTTTTATTTTGATGAAACAAATTTTTCATCTATTTTtgattaattgaattaaaaaaaatcctgattCCTCctgattaaaatttaatttaattgcaaAAAAGTGGTTAAtaaatgttatttatttaactgGGTCAGAATGAGTTAATGAGTTAAATCTTAGCGATAACAGAGACGATTTAAATCAACACGAAGAGTTATTTAAATTCACTTATGATTTGGCTCTCCGTGCTGACTAGTCACTCACACACTACGTTGTAACTCACTTAATTCCTTTTTTACCACAAAATGATCAGCAGTGGCTGTTTATATGGAAAGGTGCAACACTTTCAGCGAAGTACAACTCAGTAACTAAACATTTGCAGGAGATGAGtaccgaataaaaaaaaaacccaattaAAACAATAACCCCACACGCACAACTAATCATGCTGGAATTTGAAGCAATGCTATCAACTTTTTTATCGTTCGTGATAGCTGCCTTTATTGCTTATTTACAACCAGACCGCACTGCACTCATCGCCCTGCTTAAAATCTCCAACGCCCGTTCGAACATTAATACCGCACGCATGCAATCCGATTGCTGTGATATGCGATTAAAACCCCGCCAATCGTACCTGGTATGCACGGCTGGTTACGGGAGAAATTTCTAAACTCGATCCAATCGCTGCAGCACGCGCTATCGTGCGATCATGGCGATCATGCTATCATGCGCCCGGCGTTCGACCATCGACCCATCATCGATCATGCCGCTTCCGTACCATATCGTAAGCATTCGTATCGAATTGCCATCAAATGCCATCAGCTCTTTGGGTTTTCCTTCGCCATCCGGCCTCAATCGATCCGGCTTCAGCGTAATTATTATGCAGCACGATCGCTCTGCATCGATGCATCGAAACGCAACCAATCGAAACGCCGCAAGGGACGCAGGGCAAACCGAAGTAAACAGCACGCagcaggaaaagcaaacaaaaaaaaaataggttgAAAATGATGTTTAAGGTGAAATTTATTGCTCCCAACGAGTTTTGGAGTGGATTGTGAGCTTGTGAGATTTTCCTGCGCTGCATACACTGACTACAGGTCCCATAGACGCAACGCTGAACTACAGTGTTTatcgtgtttgttttccttcgtataatattttttctcataaatttttatattgctttatgataataaaaacaaatatttttgacAGATTTTATAACATTAATTTGGTTAAATAAGTTAAATATCTCTTTTATGGCCACAATCATAGATTTTATTTATCAAGAAGCTTTTTTATGCGTAGTACGCATGATAAAGTGTTTCTcgacaaaaaaaggtaaatacagtttaaacacaaaaaaatatcacaaaataaaaacataaaaatgatgaaaatttaaCCCAAAAACTTTAAACCGATTAATGCAGTCTCAAATTCCTAAGCAATTCTGCCAAAACTACAGGAactttacaataaaaaattaatgaaCGTAGCTTTTTGTTCGCTAGAAGAActaaattttacttttttataattttttagtGCTTCAGTCGACGTGTGCTACAATTGTTCatatatttctattttttcctgATCTTGCATGATGAAATCagacctctctctctctctctctcactctagcCGGCCACAGTTAATTTGCAACCGAATGGCCAGAGTCAGAAAAGGAACCAAAATAGCTCTCaagcaaaattgaattttgctATTGCGCAGTTGCTCATATTGGAATGAAATGAGGTCCTATAacacatttttaaacattaacCACCGTCGAAACGGAGTTGTTAAGAAATCCTtttctcatgaaagcatcatttaatttcataaaCTAGTCTGGTCCGTGTGCGGAACACACAACTTCATATGATATCAGAAGTACTATTTCACAGataggttttatttttagttttcaaGAGGATTGTGGTTatgaaaatgattaaaaaatgtAGTCAGAACATaccatccaactacgtggtatgaggaagtctagtaagccagtcGATGGCCGACATGACCTAGCAGGTCGTTAAGAATAAAACGATCATTTCCTGCTATGAACTTATTGATTTATGGTGATTGGGAAAAATATGAGCTGCAATTTACATACATcgcacataaaaaaaaacttacgaGATGGTAAAAcagttttttgtaaaatttaaagAGAACAGAATTTCTTCAAATCGATAAGcactaaaaaatattttatgaaacaaaataagtttaaaaaaaaaatttctgaAGGTTTTtctaaaaatgaaagaaaaaagggctAAAATCTTAAATAAGATCCCCCCACGCACGGGccctcatttttgcaactgagctACGCAtaagggtatatttttcagacttttaacatttataatttatttttttataatttataatttaatttaattttaattcctttaaccattttttaaatttttgccTAACTTTTTCCTAAATTGAAGGTGTCTCAGTAGGGTAAAATGAGTGGGGTCTTAATTCAGATTTCAGGCCGAAATAAGATGAAAATCTTACGCAATTGAAAGTGACGCAACACTTATAAAAATATAGGTGCGGCTATAGAAATTGGATGAAGTGTGATGATACACCGGTCTACTAGCCCAGCGCTCGAGCGCTGATGAACGATCCTTACCATATTCGAATCGCTCAAATCAGCTCATCAACTCCATCAGCGTACTTCGAGCCATGTACATCCATTGCGGAGTCTGTGTGTCCGGCCATTTTCACAATGCGGGATAAATGCGGGTGTctaaaaataaagtaatagTTCTCATACTCTAGCAACCGCACAACCTCCAATCAATTCTAGGCCGCTGGCCGTCACACACATTtttcgtgtgtgagtgtgtgtgtgtaaacaaaaatatttcacaCCCAAGCTGGAAAACCTGCTGCTACCTTGCTTGCGCTGGTGGTTTAAATTTAGAATCTTAAAGAAATGCCCCACTTTAGCGCGAGCAGGGCGCGATTCGTGCTGCGCGTGGGGCAGTGTAGGTGGAAGTAAATCATTATCATTGCCAACATCCAAGCCACCGATCCCCATCGCTCATACCCTAGGCAATATAAAGACACGCGTGCGTGTCACGGTGGGATAGATTGTGAATAATTCATtccatttcatttttcatgcGTGCATCTGCAACTACAACGATGCccctctttttttgcttttcatttgtTGCACATTATTATTGGTCGAGCGAGCTTGTGGGTAGCGTTGATGGGATTAGCGCCGGGCTAATGTTGCGCCAAGTATGCAGTGCATCGTTACGCTTCTGCAAGCCTGCTCCCGTGTCATTTGCCGGGGAGAAAATGATGTACcatttgcttttatttctttGCTGTTTTAGTGGAAACAGGTAGAAAGAGACagggcagagagagagagagagaggatacAGATTTACAGATGACGGTAAAGGAAAAGTAAAGAGTTAGGAGCTAGAAATGATGTCAACTTGCTAGTCCAGTTACACCAACTCTGCAAGcgtatttttttgtataagACAGGTAGAACGTGTTTACTAAATTCCTGCAATGCAGCGAACGAACGTGGTTCTCTTCTAGCGAAGCTCATGAGAGCGGATCGTATGGCATGGTGCGTAAGCGCACGCCGCTTATCACTCTCTCTCCTACCATCAATCTACTGTGATCGATTCCCTAAGCGAAGCCAGCAAGAAATTATTATCAGCGGCGGCAAGAGAGTAGAGAGAGATTTCAGTAAGTAAGTACCAAATGAAGATGTTTTCCAATGATGATGAAATTATCACCcactcaccccccccccccccccccccccggcaATCAATCAAATCTGTTGTAGCGTGTTGTTTTGACTCTCATCAAAGTGGGTcttcttttcccattttctcgagCAAGGCATACAGTCTGCAGAGTAGGTAGGTAGTGACACCCCAGACAGTAGTGTGCAGAAGAAGAGTGGTTTGAATATGAAGCCTAATGATACATGTGCAATCAAAAGCCCAGCAGAGCATCAGCTACCTTCAAAGTCCTATATGTGTATACTACCTGAGCTCTCTCGCAAAGGTAATTAAAATCAGATTGTGATGATGAAGAGATATGGGtgttgcgaaaaaaaacccccccgagCCATGAATATTCACCATCTTTAGTCCACCGTGAcaaacgcgtgtgtgtgtacttatTACTACTCTTGACTAAGCTTTCCTTCTCCTATGTGTCGCGCCCTTCTTCACTGCACCGGTtggatgcgttttttttttttgctcttctttaTGCAGATCGGCTCGGTCGATCGATGATGCGCAAACAGATGCATTTGCAGCTTGCTTCGTGTTTGACGTATACccgccgtgagtgggggggggggggaaatgggcAGTTAAAGCCGTAATGATTATCTCTGCGAGCTCGCTTTTCGCTTCTGTTTTTTCGCGATGGGCTCCAGGCTTTTGCCAACCAATGCTCCACCACGACAAAGACAAAGATACGGGCAACTATTCACACTCTCCATTTTGTTGCTGTAAAATGTCTTCAGCGTGCAGTGGTAGAGGGGgttgaaatatgtttttttttgctgaaaaAACTATCAGTGCGTCCAACTGCTAGCGGGAGGCCCTCCCCGAGCATCTTggtaaaggaagaaaaaaaaaccgggggtCCGATACGAAATCGTGCGGAACTCTAGACACTTTGCATGTGGAACAGGTGAGAGCCTGGTTGCGGGAGGCATTTTTTTCCACCTCGGGCTAGGTGTGAAAAACGCTGTACCCGTTGATGCGTCGGGGGCCGGATGAAAGGTTTCCGTTAGGTTTTCGGGCAGCACAAGAAATATTTGCCTCCATTTTTCTTGTTCGAACTTCAACCATTTTGGACGAGCAACGAAAATTCTACGCGATAACGATGCGAAAGCCGCAATGTTTTGTAGTTCGCCGACTCGCCGCTGAGCGTTGTGATTCGCTCATACGCGCTACCTCGCTGAACGGAACATTTAAATTTAGCTCACCATTTCCATAATGGGTGCGTTGGGAAACGTGACCGTGTGAGTCATGCGGTTGATTTTCTACCGATAAATAAGGTAAGCGTTATAGGTGCTCCCTGGGCATCACTCGGACGTGTCCTGCTAGATCATTTCTAGCGATGATGGGGCAAGGAATGAAGCAACCGGGCGCGATCGCCGACGGACGCATAAACAAACGCTCGCGATGGTGGTGAAGAATTTCCTTGGACCATGGCCATCGTGGGCAACCCGGCACCGATGAGTCAGTGCGCACTGTTGGCATCCGTTGAACTTCTGCTCACACATCGGCCACGGCCGAAGGCCAGTGTGCGTTGCCGAAGGTAAGGTGTATACAACCTAACCGAGCTGCTGTCCATTCGGCGCTCGGAACAGCGCGAAAGGTGAGGGCGACTTTCGTTGAAACGTATTAATTACAGCTGATTCAACGCATAATGGGAATGGGATATTTTTAGCAAACACCCCAAAGACCTTCACTACCTGTCGGCGCTATCCCCACCTCGAAACCTGTGCCGTCCATGCCGTCAGGGACGAGTAATCTAATGCCTGACCGGTAGCATTTTAAACCATTTCACCTTCCGATTTACGCGTGCGACTGGAGTACGTGTCGCTGGAGCTGTCCTTAACCATATATGGCGAAACTGTCGCGTTCGTCAGCATTGATTTGACGCCGTTAAGCGCTGATTAGCGGCACCATTTACGACCCTCTTACCTGCCACAGTGGACGTCCGGGCATGATGATGGATGGTATCTGTGTGATAGCAAATGCAAACTTCTTCCGTTAGGTCGCGGCCTCGGCGCTCGGCTACAGGTCCTGTAGGACACCGGGAAAGCTTTGTTGATTTCTGCGATCTCGGTACTTGGTTTGATTGGTGTGTACACAGCTTCTGCTTGAGTTCTCACTTGAGACGATCGTTACAGTGATCTGGAACACCAACACACTTTAAATCACAAGAAATAAGACCTTTCACTGACTTctacacacgcacagaaaTGCTTTCACTGGAGTACAGATGTGCACTATTTTTCTCGAATAATAACCTGGAGAAGAATGAAGAGTTGGAAAATATAGGGTCGATATCCCACAATTGTTGTCTATTGGTTGATAAGTCGCTCACAACTTCCTAAACAGTcttgcacgcacgcacgcacccgaATATttctctacacacacacacacacacacacaacacaacacaaaaaacacagctATGCACTAGTATCGTGCACGGAGCGGCTTAAACAGCGCACACGCTACCGGAGTTAGGAAAAGCAAACAGAGCGTGGGCTTGATGAAGATCGTGGCTGCAAACCGGACTGAACGCAGGTGGGCAGGCAGATGCAAAACAACTAAACATGTAATCCTACCGGGGGGCCAGCAAAAATACTGAGTCGTTTTGTTTATTGCGGAGTTTGCGAACTGCTCAAGGCAACTGCTGAGAGCTGAATACGCGCAAACCGTGGAACGCTGGCCGTGTTATATATATAGACAATCAGTGCGCCCATCCAAGATCCCAAGCATCTGCTTGCAATCGCACCCGGAACGGCGATCCGCCCAGCTGTTACCCCAACCCGCCCGGTACCGGTGGTATTTTATGGgtcacaacaacacaaccgcCGCAGCGCTTAAGCAGCGCTACCGTGGTCCGTATCTTCGGTGGTGGGGTTTTGCCACGGTTTGGCGGGGAAGctgggggcaaggtggtgggggtggtggtgtagGGTGGAGAAGTTGATTACTCGTCATTCATTCGTATCTATACTATCTGTTGCTCTATGCGATAGGCGACTTTGACATTGGGTAGCTCAGCTAGGGCACTCTTCATTGTAGCTGCTCTTGATATCTAACGTAAATGGGAGGCTTAGTTAGCTTAGGGAGACTGTTGACGCTGTCGGGCGTAATCCAGAATCTTGTCTACTTAAACTTCTTTTAGATGTGTTTTTTACCCCGGAACCTACATTCAACTGTTGCTTTACATTATACTTACAGTATCCCAAAAGTAGTTAAAACTGCCGGACCTAATAGCAATTTGCGAGTTCACTCCCATGAGCCTTACTTGCATTCGAGTGCGTACGCATcgcaaaccaacaaaaaaacatgttcCACTCGAACAGGCGTGCAAATCATCTGCCAACTCCTTCACCTACCCTAACTCTGGACGTGCGCAAGACCCATACAATGCTAATGGTATTCGTACGTATGCAGGTGGAGAACCACCCTGCCTCGGTGGGGAAGATGTGATGCGAGGTGCCGAACATACGCACCCGATTATGCGGACACCGTTGTCACGCTAGACCAACTGGAATGAAAACCTGAACGGGCGTACCACCGGACGCGGGAACACATCAACGGGTCCGGTACACGAAGCGATTATCGTGAGCATAAGCTAGAGTGCATCAGGTAGTGAGTTAATTGCCCATACCTTCACACCATGCGGACATCGGAGAATATGTGTAGCAAGACGAGAACTCAAGGAGGTGACAAGAAAACTCCATCTTTGTATTTAATAGTCCTTTACTGGATGTATTAAAGTTCGGTAAAGGAACCCAGCGTTCTGGACTCATCGATACTAGTAGGCGATCGGCAATATCTGCAATCCTTTTAATAGAAGGCCATATGTCGTAAACGTGTGTATGCAacaattttttctcttcttctttccatTACTCATTCCCTAGACGTAATTTTATCCGCAGCTAGATAATCCGTCCTGCGTACGGTGCGGACCGTCTCATCGGGATGGGATGCAagcggccaccggaccgcccctaaaCGTATGAGCCTCCTTTTTTAACTGCTATTCGAATTATGCAGGTCAGAACGTGATCTATCTCTGGTCCGTATTTTCCGCAACAGTTTGGTAATGACTGTAATTTCTTATCGTACACCAAATCCAAAAAAACCTAGCAAAACGTTAGTCGATCAAATTGCTCTATCGACTGCCTGCTAAACGGTGTCATGCGCATTGCATACTGACAGGGGCGTAACGAAGCGAtatgaaattatttcaaacaCAACGGTTTCTTCGAAGCGGAACTGATTATGATGaggcagaaaacaaaacaaaaaacagaataaAATATAGTACAAAAAATTAAGTAAAGCTACAAATTATTTTACAAGCTTCGATTATAGCAAAATGTGTAGTATGATAAAAGTTTTTCGAAACATAATTACAATGTCGACATCAGAAATGTGCACGCACACTGGTTCGCGTTACGACATGATTTGACAGGTCGTGTCAGTATGAAAATTCATCCGTCTCAACAGCTACATCCCCAACTGGACGCACCGGGTCGGTCGTTTGCGGAGAAAGATTCTGTTTCATATTCTTGTTTAGTTCTGTTACCAAAAGACAACAGTATGACTACCAGCAACGATCATTCGATTACGCTACAAGGTTCAGCGGCAATCATACACGAGTATCTGAGTGAGTATGATGGAAGCACAGCACCAAACCTGCCAACCCAGCTGTTACCGATTCCGATCGTGTTTCCCACACAGAGTACAGCATCAACTCGATCATATTTCAACGGGGCATCTATCCATCATGCGATTTCCTGCAGGAGGAGTACAACGGCATACCGATGATGGTTTCGCGCGATGATCGGATCAAAACATACATCGATAATATGATTGGCAAAGTGCAAGGTAAAACTCCAGCCGCTATTTAcgcgggcagcagcaggctgcTTACCATCGGGTAAAatggtttttttcctccccccgtCGTTTTAGATTTGATAATGAAAAAGATGATCACGAAAGTAACCGTGTGTATCATTACGGTGGCGAAGCAGGAAATCATCGAGCGTTGGGATTTCAACATAACGCCCCagtacgatgatgatgacgccgGGGGTGAGCACGGCACGGTGGCACCGACCGCCAACAAACCGCTGGCAAAGATACAGAAGGAGATACGTGACGTTATGCGACAGATTATTGCTACCATCAGCTTCCTGCCCTGTCTGGAGGAGCGCTGCAGCTTCGACATTATGCTGCACACAGCGTCGAACGTCTTCGAGGAGATGCCCGTCATGTGCAAGGACTTCCTGGAGGAGGACATCGAGAGTATTGAGATCGCGAATGCGCAAACGGTGCAGCTGAAAGCGTTCAGTACCGGCGTGAACCAGGTCGACACGAAGGTGGTTTATCGAACGTTTGACGGTTGATAAACTGCGCGAGCTGCATtttctttatgtatttttttgttctgcttcttttttttcaagtaTTCGTTTAAAACATTAACCATTAAGTGATGTGAACCTATGACCCGTGTTTTTGATGCGGAAGTATTCGTTTAAAACACTAACCATTAACCGGATGTGAATTATAAAACCTAAAAGAGGAATAAAACAAACGACTTAGCATTGTATCATTCGTTGGTTCGTTAATCACGCAAGAAAAGCTTTTATTGCTTGATTGTAAGCAACGTCACTACACGTTTCACCCTCCCCATCCCGGATGGTACGGTCCGCGCCATGTGTTAGCAGCAGCTGAAGGCATTCTACGTTCCCGCAGCTGGATGCATAATGCAACGCGGTTTGTCCATCCGCAGCGCGCAGGTCGACGTCAATCCCGTCGACGGTAAGCAGGCAGGCCAGCACGTCAACATTCCCACGATCCGCTGCCCAGTGTATTGCGGCCAGCCCTTCGTGGTCGAGCACGTTCACCGTGGCGGCACTGTCCCCGTGCCGGATCGCTTCCCGCACACCGTCCAGATCGTCCTCCTTGATGCGATCGATCAGCGATTTGTTCGTCTCCTCCGGCCCGGTTTCTGACGGACGCTTCGGCCTGGACACGGACACCCAGCCCGCTTCGCCGGTGCTATTCGCGTTCCAGTCGGGTGCAAGCTGATCCATTAGCCGTACGTACTCCTGTTTGGCGGTGGTCGGATCGAGATGTTTAACCTTGTCCCAGGCGTACCATTTAGCCCGTGCCGCCATGCTGTATATAGCCGGCTTCGGCACATTGCACGGTCCAACGGTGGCCTGCTTGTACAGCCCATAAAACTGTAGCAGCTGGTCCTGCTTGAACAGGTCGGTGCTGTGCTGAAGAAATTTGCTCGCCTTCTCGAACCCTGCATCGAGCGGATTGTCCTCCAATCCTTCCGCCAAATCCGCCAtaccgtgtttgtgtgtgtgtgtgtgtgtttttcctcctATCGCATATCCTAAAGTAACCTACTACCCCAACTACAAAACAAGCCCTACACGGCTACACCTCTACGGTGATGTTTGCCCCCCTTCCCCCGTAGCTAATCCGTTTGCTGGAAAAAGATGGGCGTATTGTCCAGTACGTGCTTCTGGTTGCGTTCCAAATTTTCCAGCGCCGACTTCTTCTGGAACGACACGAACCCGTACCCCTTGGACAGTCCGGACTTCCGGTCGAACACTACCTGGGCCCACGACACCTTGCCGAACTGGCTGAAGTAGTTACGCAACTCCCGGTGGCCCACGGTCCAAGCGATGTTGCCGACGAAGATTTTTAGCGAACGGGCACTAGCACCAGACATACCGTCGCCGGAGTATTTACCTGTGGTGTGCGCGTGAGAGCCGTACCGCACCGGAAAAGAGAAGCAGGCTGCGATTAGTGAAATTGTGCAACCAAAGCGCGAGATATGATTGCACCCTAGCCAGGGTGAAGGTTGGTTTGTAAATAATATCTATATACCGACGTAAAATTGGACGAATGGAGGAAAATTGTGCGGCTATCCAAAGCACGTTGAGCGCTGGTTGATCGTGGTGCGGTTtcccttgttttttcttcggatGGAAATCATCGGCAGGGAAACTGGGTGTTATTGTGACAGATGTCATATGTAAACATCACACTAGAATTTCACCATTGCGGGGCGAAATTTTTctattactattaaaattACAATAA encodes:
- the LOC118517446 gene encoding protein takeout-like, with protein sequence MSTPSWNFWSIRCAVASVLLVGLIPAAAASTPFDTKPDFIKTCRFDQSNFVECSTESVQGLFDKLVTGIEGLEHVGTIDPMKISKIRILQGDGPVSVNASLSKVVVTGFASTKVVRNVVSSKDFGWETHIRLPKMRLEGNYHMQGRILVIPLNGHGKCWFEPSGMDIIMRTTTVLYQKDGHVFYNVTATKVDYTISGLRLHMGNLFEGVKVLEDSTNQYLNDNWRPVSEALKPIIAKTIEDILLAIMQNIFHQIPADYFVADLPRA
- the LOC118517487 gene encoding mitotic spindle checkpoint component mad2 translates to MKIHPSQQLHPQLDAPGRSFAEKDSVSYSCLVLLPKDNSMTTSNDHSITLQGSAAIIHEYLKYSINSIIFQRGIYPSCDFLQEEYNGIPMMVSRDDRIKTYIDNMIGKVQDLIMKKMITKVTVCIITVAKQEIIERWDFNITPQYDDDDAGGEHGTVAPTANKPLAKIQKEIRDVMRQIIATISFLPCLEERCSFDIMLHTASNVFEEMPVMCKDFLEEDIESIEIANAQTVQLKAFSTGVNQVDTKVVYRTFDG
- the LOC118517488 gene encoding acyl-CoA-binding domain-containing protein 6, which translates into the protein MADLAEGLEDNPLDAGFEKASKFLQHSTDLFKQDQLLQFYGLYKQATVGPCNVPKPAIYSMAARAKWYAWDKVKHLDPTTAKQEYVRLMDQLAPDWNANSTGEAGWVSVSRPKRPSETGPEETNKSLIDRIKEDDLDGVREAIRHGDSAATVNVLDHEGLAAIHWAADRGNVDVLACLLTVDGIDVDLRAADGQTALHYASSCGNVECLQLLLTHGADRTIRDGEGETCSDVAYNQAIKAFLA
- the LOC118517490 gene encoding SRA stem-loop-interacting RNA-binding protein, mitochondrial-like → MTSVTITPSFPADDFHPKKKQGKPHHDQPALNVLWIAAQFSSIRPILRKYSGDGMSGASARSLKIFVGNIAWTVGHRELRNYFSQFGKVSWAQVVFDRKSGLSKGYGFVSFQKKSALENLERNQKHVLDNTPIFFQQTD